The Shewanella algae DNA segment GGAAGGTGAAGAAGTGGCCTTGAATGCCGAGCAGAGCAAGCTTGTCAACGATTACTCGGATGCCATGGCTCAGCAGTTACCCGAAGTCATCTCTTTGGTGGAAGATGCCGTCATCATGGCGAGCGAGGCCGTGAGCATGGCCCTGACACCACTCTTGGGTGATGCCGCCGGTGCCAAGTTGGATGAAACCATGGGTAGTCTGCAACAACGAGTCTATGAAGTGGCTCATCGCAATGGTGACCAGTACTTCCTCGGGGCCACTGAAGAGTCGCTGGAAAATGCCTTTGGTGATGAGTTTTCCAAAGAAATAGAGCAACTGGTACAGCAGTCGCTAGGCAGTTTGATGATGGCCATGGGCAGCGCCATGATGTCAGGTGAGGGCGAAACCTTTGATGAGAAGATCAATGCCTTCAGTCAGAAGATGGAAAAGATGGGCAAGGATATTGAAGTGCAAATGGAGTCCCGCGCCCAGGAGATGGAGCAGAGAGCCGATGCGCTTTGCGACAACTTCCAACGTTTGGTGGTGCTGGAAGACAAGTTACGCAAGCAGATCCCTGAGCTGGGCGAATTCCAGGTACTGTCCGGCAAGGTTGAACTGCAGCAATAAGATTTAAGCTGGTGATTCCCCCTGTATCTTCCCCTCCCTTGATACAGGGGTTTTTTATTGGTTGTCTGTCGATTATGTCATCACTGCGGCGGTTTTTTTGGCTCAAGGCTGTCCTTGGGTTAGAGTCAATAACAAAGAATTGGTATACTTCGCAAAAATAATCAAACTGACACCCAAGTCAGGACTCAGTGACTCTACCCAGTGCGCTTTCCAAAACCCGGCAGCCCACACCCCATTATGGGGTCTTGACGGTGAGGCCCGTCGCTTTTCCAGGAAAGCTTTTACCAGTGTTGTAAACGGCTTAAGGCGACTTTCATGTTAGAACTGTTAGAACCTATCGCTATTTTCACTCATGTCGCCCGTGCCGGCAGCTTCAGTGCCGCGGCGCGCAGGCTTGGAATATCCAAATCCAAGGTCAGTACCCAGGTTGCCGATCTTGAACATAAACTCGGGATCCAGTTGATCCAGCGAACGACCCGTAGCTTAAGCCTCACCGAAGCCGGTAATCTGCTGTATGTGCAGGGGGAAGAACTGCTCAGGGATGCGGATCAGGCGGTGGCCAGTGTGCACAACCTCAATGATGCCACCCGAGGCGTGCTCAAGGTAGGGATCTCCCAGTCGTTCGGCACCATGCATATTATTCCGGCACTGCCCGAGTTTATGACCCGTCACCCGGATCTCGAGCTGCAGGTGAGCCTGTTGGACCATAAGGTTGATGTGGTCAGTGAAGGCCTGGATCTGCTGCTGACCATGTCAGAGCAACTGCCTCTGGGTATGGTGGCCCGCCCGCTGATGAAGTGTCAGTTCCTGCTGGTGGCATCCCCCGGGTATGTTGCGGCCCACGGTATGCCGGCCCGGCCGGAGCAGCTGGTGGAGCACAACTGTTTGGTTTACCACGGTGAATGGCATGAGCACAGCGTCTGGCAATTCAAGAAGGGCGATGACTACTGTGAGATAGGGGTTTCGGGTAATTTCAGAGTCGACAATGCGCCGGCGCTCAAGTCTGCCGCTGTCAGTGGGCTTGGGGTGGTTTATCTCGCCAGTTATCTGCTGGAAGATGAAATAGAAAAAGGCACTCTGGTTCCTCTACTTCCCGATTGGCAACTGACCCATCATCTGCCGCTGCAGGCGGTTTATCCAAGACGTAAACACTTGGCTCCCAAGGTGAGTGCCTTTATCGAGTTCATTAAGGATCACATAGGTACACCACCCTATTGGGACAAAAAATACGCAGATCTGTTTGCCCTGCGTCAGGAAAAATAAAGAAATATCGTTCTTATAATAGAACAATGAAAAACACTCAAGTTCCGCTTGGGTGTTTTTTGTTTTTATATCATGTAGATATTGAGGTTTTGTTGGTTTTTTTATCGCTTTATTGTTTAGTGAATCCTAAAGGTTTTTAATAATCTTGTTGCAGTCTGTTCTGAAATAAATACAATGGTTGCAGTTGATTCGGGTGGAACCAACATATGGGTGTGCCGTGGGACTGACCCCTCCTGCTGTAGACTGCTTGGTTCAACACAGAGTGTTAAGCCCTTATCAATGCCGACCCAGGTTTTCGAACTAAAACAATGTCGGCCTTAAAACCATCATCCTGATTTTGGTTTACCCCGGCCCAGGTGGCCGGGGTATTTTTATGCCTGTTTTCAGAACGGAATCAAGCGTATAAAAAAGCCGCTCACGGGAGCGGCAGTTGATTCAGTTTCAAGCCTGGCTTTGCGCGGCCACCCAGTCTTTTACTTCCTGCTCAAGTACATCCAGCGGCAAGGGGCCGTTTTGCAATACCAGGGTGTGGAAGGCGCGAATGTCGAAACGCTCACCCAGCGCCTCCTTGGCGTAGGCTCTAAGCGCAAGTATCTTGTTCATCCCCACCTTGTAAGCGGTTGCCTGCGAGGGCATAACTATGTGCCGCTCAACCATTTTTACTGCGTCAGATTCGGCATTGGGAGTGTTGTCCATGTAATAGGCTATGGCTTGCTCTCGAGTCCATTTCTTGGCATGGATCCCGGTATCCACCACCAAACGGCAGGAGCGCCATAGCTCCATCGCCAATCTGCCAAAGTCTGAGTAGGGATCGCTGTAAAGCCCCATCTCCTTGGGGAAGTACTCACTGTAAAGTCCCCAGCCCTCGATATAAGCCGTGTAAGAGCCGAAGCGACGGAAGCTGGGAAGTCCTTCCAGTTCCTGGGCTATGGCTATCTGCATGTGATGCCCGGGGATCCCTTCATGGTAGGCCAGTGCCTCCATCTGGTATTTGGGCATAGCCATTATGTCATAGAGGTTGGCATAGTAAGTTCCCGGACGACTGCCATCGGCCGAGGGCTGGTTGTAGAAAGCCTTGCCAGCAGACTTCTCCCTGAAGGCTTCCACTTGCTTGACTATCAAAGGCGCTTTGGGCTTTACCTTGAATACTTCATCCAGGCGCGAGTTCATGTTATCGATAAGGGCGGTGGCCTCTCTCAGATAGGCCCGGCGGCCAGCGTCATTGTCCGGGAAGTAGAAACCTTCATCCTGGCGCATAAACTCGAAGAAGGCTTTGAGATCGCCCTTGAAGCCAACTTTGTCCATGATGGCGCGCATTTCGCCGTGGATCCTGGCGACCTCGTCCAGTCCTAATTGATGAATGGTATCGGCGCTCATCTCTGTGGTGGTGGTATTGGCCAGGGCATTGTTATAGAAGGCGCTGCCGCTCGGGAATTTCCAGACTCCATCTCTACTGTCGGCCCGTTTTTCCAGGGTTTCGAGATAGGCAATCAGCTTTTGGTAAGCTGGCCTCAATTGTTCTTTGAGGGCGATGGTGGCTTGATCCAGCAGTTTGTCTCGGGTGTCTTCATCCAGCTTGAGTTTTGCCAACTTGCCCTTGAAGTCGGCCCAGATGGCGCTGTCCGGCTCACTATCAAACGGCGCGCCATGAATAATATTGCGACTGTCTGAAAGTACGTGGGGGAATACGAACTTGGGGGCGATTATGCCTTCCTCGGCGCGAACCTTGAGGGCGGTGATCAGTTGCTCGAACAGCTCAGGAACCCCGGCTAAACGGCTGATATAGGCGCGGGCATCGGCTTCGTCGGCTATCGAGTGTTGGTTTATCAACAATGAAGGCACCAGCGAGTGAATGCCGTACATCTGGTTGACCGGGTAGTTGTAGTGGCGGAACTTATCATCGCGGATCTGACGTTGCAGCTTGGCGGTCAACAGCTCCAGGCTCAACTTGCTCTGTGAGTCCAACTTTGTCGGATCCAGTAGTGACAGACGCTCAAGCTGCTGCTTGGCGCGAGCAAGCGCGGCATCATCGGCCGCATCTCCCAGTGAGTCCCATTTGCCGTAATCTGTCTTGATACCTAGAAAGGTCTGCCGCACCGGGCTGGCGGCGACATCTTCGTTGAAGATGGCTTCAAACAGGGCGTTGGCTTTGGCGGATTCGGCCTTGATGACCTCAGGAGCCAGGTTTGATGCTTGGTTACTCTGCCCGGAGACGGAGGCTTGGGCGAGAAGGGGATAACTGCTGCTTAAAACGGCGCCAAGGGCCAGCGTCAACAGACTTTTTCTTATGGTTATAGGCATGGACAACTTCCTTTTTGCTTGGCAATGGCAGGCCGGATGACGATGGCCCGAGTCAGGAAAGACGCACAGAAACCGCGACTGCTATGGCTCATTTGTGTCTAAAGAAGTTAATCCTAATGAAATACGGTAACGTAAGGAAGGTGTGTACAAGCCCCATGTGTGCTCTGCGTTGGCTTACAGGCTTGGATGCAAGGCGTGATTCGCAGCGAATGGCAAGCCCTTTGCAAGAGTCACAACACAGCAGACAGGTCTGTAAGACACGCCCTTTGGGGCTTCCACAGCAACAGGCTTTCGGCGTTATCCGACTTTGGCAGGCCCCGGCATGCCTTCAGTCAGATGCCTTGAACGCCAATTGCTGTGGAAGCCAGAGTGCCACGAGGGCTTATATACACCTTCCT contains these protein-coding regions:
- a CDS encoding YggN family protein, coding for MKQAIGGISLVCALFAAAPAMAINFEPRDEQCEMSLNYDISLEPKKLSVSNQGKEHYRIEPGRLYVEGEEVALNAEQSKLVNDYSDAMAQQLPEVISLVEDAVIMASEAVSMALTPLLGDAAGAKLDETMGSLQQRVYEVAHRNGDQYFLGATEESLENAFGDEFSKEIEQLVQQSLGSLMMAMGSAMMSGEGETFDEKINAFSQKMEKMGKDIEVQMESRAQEMEQRADALCDNFQRLVVLEDKLRKQIPELGEFQVLSGKVELQQ
- a CDS encoding DUF885 domain-containing protein is translated as MPITIRKSLLTLALGAVLSSSYPLLAQASVSGQSNQASNLAPEVIKAESAKANALFEAIFNEDVAASPVRQTFLGIKTDYGKWDSLGDAADDAALARAKQQLERLSLLDPTKLDSQSKLSLELLTAKLQRQIRDDKFRHYNYPVNQMYGIHSLVPSLLINQHSIADEADARAYISRLAGVPELFEQLITALKVRAEEGIIAPKFVFPHVLSDSRNIIHGAPFDSEPDSAIWADFKGKLAKLKLDEDTRDKLLDQATIALKEQLRPAYQKLIAYLETLEKRADSRDGVWKFPSGSAFYNNALANTTTTEMSADTIHQLGLDEVARIHGEMRAIMDKVGFKGDLKAFFEFMRQDEGFYFPDNDAGRRAYLREATALIDNMNSRLDEVFKVKPKAPLIVKQVEAFREKSAGKAFYNQPSADGSRPGTYYANLYDIMAMPKYQMEALAYHEGIPGHHMQIAIAQELEGLPSFRRFGSYTAYIEGWGLYSEYFPKEMGLYSDPYSDFGRLAMELWRSCRLVVDTGIHAKKWTREQAIAYYMDNTPNAESDAVKMVERHIVMPSQATAYKVGMNKILALRAYAKEALGERFDIRAFHTLVLQNGPLPLDVLEQEVKDWVAAQSQA
- a CDS encoding LysR family transcriptional regulator; translated protein: MLELLEPIAIFTHVARAGSFSAAARRLGISKSKVSTQVADLEHKLGIQLIQRTTRSLSLTEAGNLLYVQGEELLRDADQAVASVHNLNDATRGVLKVGISQSFGTMHIIPALPEFMTRHPDLELQVSLLDHKVDVVSEGLDLLLTMSEQLPLGMVARPLMKCQFLLVASPGYVAAHGMPARPEQLVEHNCLVYHGEWHEHSVWQFKKGDDYCEIGVSGNFRVDNAPALKSAAVSGLGVVYLASYLLEDEIEKGTLVPLLPDWQLTHHLPLQAVYPRRKHLAPKVSAFIEFIKDHIGTPPYWDKKYADLFALRQEK